In the Flavobacterium pallidum genome, one interval contains:
- a CDS encoding T9SS type A sorting domain-containing protein produces the protein MKKKYRCHGFPGGQFMKAIVALSFFGFNQAKAQYTAIPDQNFEAALITLGLDSGAIDHQVLTANISNVLYLNVLDKNIDDLTGIEDFVSLVSLECSENNLEELNISTLTNLWYLDCSQNYIEELNLSALTSLRSLNCWLNNFMALDLTGLTDLQYLNCGQTSISELDISDATDLKHLDITGTQITEIDLSNVNLEFLNISTNYITSIDVSAQTDLEEFYLASTLVTALDLSNNTDLRVLNYYHSPIPDVDFSEVPNLETLECSYSGPFTSFDLSPLTKLTSLGCGGNFLSILDISHNPLIHFLHCFDNPLTNIDLSHLTVDLGELDCTSTSISTLDLHGQNSLALLYASYNPNLTCIAIDDPIAAASNPNFHKDPMASYWDNTCLITKIQTADCGTTVSSITDTYITADAITGATSYRFEIIGGATNTTIDRTGNNFKFSQVPGGIIRYNTTYAIRVKALVGGVWQPYGVACNVSTPSTPPLTKVIPADCNITTADLRYTVHCNIINYVDGYKFLVACSAGTLEIETTAPSFKLNLVGTTLLAYGTIYTISVATKAGGTYGSYGDTCTVTTATYSLPAHVKDICNGTMATIGSKVFSTTPDLVEGYQFHVCIGSTCEDIYTANAYFYLSSLTTLPVSYSTTYTISVATKVLGNYGSLGSSCTVSTPAAPRMAAPNTSDPGKGLIIIKGYPNPFTNTFALHYDVPTAAHVEISVFDMNGRKLDSFSVKNTEIDQLALGSKYASGVYNVVINEGEERKSLIMIKK, from the coding sequence TCCGGGAGGACAATTCATGAAAGCCATCGTTGCATTGAGTTTCTTCGGATTTAATCAGGCTAAGGCGCAGTACACGGCAATCCCGGATCAGAATTTTGAAGCCGCATTGATAACACTGGGGCTTGACAGCGGAGCCATCGACCATCAGGTCTTAACAGCTAATATCAGTAATGTCCTCTATTTGAATGTTTTAGACAAGAACATCGACGACTTAACCGGGATTGAGGATTTTGTTTCGCTTGTCTCACTGGAATGCTCGGAAAATAATCTTGAAGAATTGAATATCTCAACACTGACCAATCTTTGGTATTTAGACTGTTCGCAGAATTATATTGAAGAATTGAACCTCTCAGCACTCACCAGCCTGAGGTCCTTAAACTGTTGGCTGAACAATTTTATGGCATTGGATTTAACCGGGCTTACCGACTTGCAATACCTGAACTGTGGCCAAACCTCAATCAGCGAACTTGACATTTCAGACGCAACCGATCTTAAGCACCTTGACATAACTGGCACCCAGATTACTGAAATCGACCTGAGCAATGTTAATCTGGAGTTCCTTAATATTTCCACGAATTACATCACCAGTATCGACGTATCTGCCCAAACTGATCTTGAGGAGTTTTATTTGGCTTCTACCCTTGTAACAGCCCTGGACCTGTCAAACAACACTGATCTGAGGGTATTAAACTATTATCATAGCCCGATTCCTGATGTAGATTTTTCCGAAGTTCCTAATCTGGAAACACTTGAGTGTTCTTACAGCGGACCGTTTACTTCTTTCGATTTGTCGCCGTTGACAAAATTAACAAGCCTTGGATGCGGCGGTAACTTCCTGTCAATATTGGATATATCACACAATCCTTTAATACACTTTCTCCATTGTTTTGACAATCCGCTTACAAATATTGATTTAAGCCATCTCACGGTTGACCTTGGTGAATTGGATTGTACCAGCACCAGCATATCGACGCTTGACCTTCACGGACAGAATAGCCTGGCCCTACTTTATGCCAGTTACAATCCAAACCTTACCTGTATTGCCATCGACGACCCAATAGCTGCCGCATCCAATCCCAACTTCCATAAAGATCCGATGGCGTCATATTGGGATAATACCTGCCTGATAACAAAAATCCAAACTGCGGACTGTGGCACTACGGTTTCTTCCATTACAGATACCTACATTACAGCCGACGCGATTACAGGAGCCACTTCCTATCGTTTCGAAATTATAGGTGGGGCTACGAATACCACAATTGACAGGACTGGCAACAATTTTAAGTTCTCGCAGGTTCCGGGAGGTATCATCCGATACAATACGACCTATGCCATCAGGGTAAAAGCGCTGGTTGGAGGCGTATGGCAACCTTATGGGGTGGCTTGTAATGTAAGTACGCCTTCAACGCCGCCATTGACAAAAGTTATCCCAGCGGATTGTAACATCACTACTGCGGATTTAAGATACACTGTCCATTGCAATATCATTAATTACGTGGATGGATATAAGTTCCTGGTGGCGTGCAGCGCCGGGACACTGGAAATCGAAACCACGGCTCCATCTTTCAAGCTCAATCTGGTGGGTACCACTTTGTTGGCTTATGGAACTATATATACGATTTCCGTTGCAACTAAAGCTGGCGGCACGTATGGAAGTTATGGAGATACCTGTACGGTAACCACCGCAACATATTCGCTGCCCGCCCATGTAAAGGACATATGCAACGGGACGATGGCCACCATCGGCAGCAAGGTTTTCAGCACCACGCCAGACCTTGTGGAAGGATACCAGTTTCACGTGTGTATCGGGAGCACTTGTGAAGACATTTATACGGCCAATGCCTATTTCTATCTAAGTAGCCTTACCACGCTTCCGGTATCCTATAGCACCACTTACACCATTTCCGTAGCCACTAAGGTGCTTGGCAACTACGGCAGCCTGGGAAGCAGTTGTACAGTTAGCACACCGGCAGCGCCAAGGATGGCAGCACCCAATACATCGGATCCTGGAAAGGGTTTGATAATAATAAAAGGTTATCCAAACCCTTTCACAAACACTTTTGCATTGCACTATGATGTGCCGACAGCAGCCCACGTTGAAATAAGCGTATTCGATATGAATGGCAGGAAATTGGATTCGTTTTCTGTCAAAAATACCGAAATCGACCAGCTTGCCCTGGGCAGTAAATATGCCAGCGGAGTTTACAATGTGGTAATCAATGAGGGCGAAGAAAGAAAATCGCTGATCATGATCAAGAAATAA
- the secDF gene encoding protein translocase subunit SecDF codes for MQNRGLVKFFAIIFALVSIYQLSFTFVADSVESKAKEYAKGDSQKELRYLDSIGKEKVFLFYTYNDVKGKKINKGLDLEGGMNIQLQISVKDILKGLSNYSKNPVFNKSLDDATKNQAGNQTYIDAFFEAFAANSNGTIKLASPDIFANRNLEGKDGINFEMTNKEAEKVIRKKVSESVDSAFDVLRKRIDQFGVTQPNIQKLGESGRILIELPGAKDQDRIKKLVAGTAQLEFWETYKADEVGGYLNAVNETLKKTETKTATAVDTTKAKDDVSKLLADNKDTVKADQSRGPLFDKMRPTPSPMLGNVEKKDTAAVNAYLKRNDMKALLPANLRFVKFVWGKPVTEVNEKTKKEEETFALYALKGNREDVAPMSGGVITDAQDTFDQYGRPSVNMQMNLTGARIWEVMTGTASTQKSNIAIVLDDIVYSAPGVSNGAIAGGRSEITGSFDVTETKDLANVLRAGKLPASAEIIQSEIVGPSLGQEAIDHGINSSIVGLLLVSLWMIVYYGKAGWYANIALAVNLLFLFGVMVSFGFVLTLPGIAGIVLTMGTAVDANIIIYERAKEELRAGKPLEEAIRASFGWKGAMRSIIDANVTHILTGIVLVVFGTGPIKGFAITLLIGIITSLFTSIFITRILLDWSTARKNNLTFVTNMSKKWFTNFHFDFLGIKKWTYIFSATVVIVSVASLATNGVNYGTDFLGGRTFQVRFEKAVPAEEIADELKVIFGSAEAKVFGNPSQLKITTKYKIEQHGTEVDQEVNQKLFEGLKKHYGADMTYDKFTNPYDGKTLGVVQSSKVGPTVAADIKTNAYWAVLGAMAIVFLYLMISFRKWQYSLGAIAAVAHDVIFVLGIYSLLWKYLPWGMEIDQHFIAAILTVIGYSMNDTVIVFDRVREFLGGKTKGTFNEIVNKSINTTMSRTINTSLTMIMVLAIMFIFGGDSIRGFVFAMLVGIVVGTYSSLFIATPVLCDTISKAEHDRIEAEHNA; via the coding sequence ATGCAGAATAGAGGACTCGTTAAATTTTTTGCAATCATATTTGCATTGGTAAGTATTTACCAACTTTCTTTCACATTTGTGGCAGACAGTGTTGAATCCAAGGCAAAAGAGTATGCTAAAGGTGATTCACAGAAAGAACTTAGATACCTGGATTCCATCGGGAAAGAAAAAGTTTTTTTATTTTACACCTACAATGATGTAAAAGGCAAGAAAATCAACAAAGGCCTTGATTTGGAAGGCGGAATGAACATCCAGCTCCAGATTTCTGTCAAGGACATCCTGAAAGGATTGTCAAACTACTCCAAAAATCCTGTTTTCAACAAGTCTCTTGATGACGCTACGAAAAACCAGGCGGGTAACCAGACGTACATCGATGCGTTCTTCGAGGCTTTCGCTGCAAATTCTAACGGGACCATCAAACTGGCTTCTCCTGATATTTTCGCAAACAGGAACCTTGAAGGCAAAGACGGGATCAACTTCGAAATGACCAATAAGGAAGCTGAAAAAGTAATCCGTAAGAAAGTAAGTGAATCTGTAGACAGTGCCTTTGACGTATTGAGGAAGCGTATCGATCAATTCGGTGTAACACAGCCAAACATCCAGAAACTGGGTGAGTCAGGAAGGATTCTTATCGAGCTTCCGGGTGCAAAAGACCAGGACCGTATCAAGAAACTGGTTGCCGGTACTGCACAATTGGAGTTCTGGGAAACCTATAAAGCTGACGAAGTGGGCGGTTACCTTAACGCGGTCAATGAAACGCTGAAGAAAACCGAAACCAAAACGGCTACCGCTGTAGATACTACAAAAGCAAAAGACGATGTCTCTAAATTGCTAGCAGATAATAAAGATACCGTTAAAGCAGACCAGTCAAGAGGGCCACTTTTTGACAAGATGAGGCCAACGCCTTCACCGATGCTTGGTAATGTAGAGAAAAAAGATACGGCTGCCGTAAATGCTTACCTGAAAAGGAACGACATGAAAGCTTTGTTGCCTGCCAACTTGCGTTTCGTGAAATTCGTTTGGGGCAAGCCCGTGACTGAGGTCAATGAAAAGACCAAAAAAGAAGAAGAAACTTTCGCATTATATGCCTTAAAAGGCAACAGGGAGGACGTTGCCCCAATGAGTGGTGGTGTAATCACTGACGCACAGGATACCTTTGACCAATACGGGCGTCCGTCTGTAAATATGCAGATGAACCTTACAGGAGCAAGGATCTGGGAAGTGATGACCGGGACCGCTTCAACACAAAAGAGCAACATCGCAATCGTACTTGACGATATCGTATATTCTGCCCCGGGTGTAAGTAACGGTGCTATCGCAGGTGGCCGATCTGAAATAACAGGTAGCTTTGACGTTACGGAAACAAAGGATTTAGCGAACGTGTTAAGGGCTGGTAAATTACCTGCTTCTGCTGAAATCATCCAGTCTGAAATCGTAGGGCCATCCTTAGGACAGGAAGCGATTGATCACGGTATCAATTCTTCTATCGTAGGTTTGTTGCTGGTGTCATTGTGGATGATCGTATATTATGGTAAAGCGGGTTGGTATGCCAACATCGCATTGGCGGTAAACTTATTATTCCTTTTCGGTGTAATGGTAAGCTTTGGATTTGTACTGACACTTCCTGGTATTGCCGGTATCGTTTTGACCATGGGTACTGCCGTGGATGCGAACATCATTATCTATGAAAGGGCAAAAGAAGAACTGCGCGCCGGAAAGCCACTCGAAGAAGCCATCAGGGCCTCTTTCGGATGGAAAGGCGCAATGCGTTCGATTATCGATGCCAACGTAACCCACATCCTTACCGGTATCGTACTTGTAGTATTCGGTACAGGACCAATTAAAGGTTTCGCAATCACCTTATTGATCGGTATCATTACCTCTCTATTTACTTCCATCTTCATTACAAGGATTTTGCTTGACTGGAGTACGGCCAGGAAGAACAACCTGACTTTCGTTACGAATATGTCTAAAAAATGGTTCACCAACTTCCACTTTGATTTCCTTGGAATCAAGAAATGGACTTACATTTTCTCTGCAACGGTAGTGATCGTAAGTGTGGCTTCTTTGGCAACCAATGGCGTGAACTACGGTACGGACTTCCTTGGCGGAAGGACTTTCCAGGTGCGTTTCGAAAAAGCGGTCCCAGCTGAAGAAATTGCAGACGAATTGAAAGTGATTTTCGGAAGTGCTGAAGCAAAAGTCTTCGGTAATCCCTCACAATTGAAGATTACGACCAAATACAAGATCGAGCAACACGGCACTGAGGTAGACCAGGAGGTTAACCAAAAGTTATTCGAAGGATTGAAGAAGCATTACGGTGCCGACATGACTTACGATAAATTCACCAACCCATACGACGGTAAAACATTAGGGGTAGTACAATCCTCTAAAGTAGGTCCAACCGTGGCTGCCGATATCAAGACCAATGCTTACTGGGCGGTTCTTGGCGCGATGGCTATCGTATTCCTTTACCTGATGATCTCGTTCAGGAAATGGCAGTACAGCCTTGGTGCGATCGCTGCGGTAGCGCATGACGTAATCTTCGTATTGGGTATCTACTCTTTACTTTGGAAATACCTGCCATGGGGCATGGAAATCGACCAGCACTTCATCGCTGCAATCCTGACGGTTATCGGGTACTCGATGAACGATACCGTAATCGTATTCGACAGGGTAAGGGAATTCCTGGGCGGTAAAACCAAAGGAACTTTCAATGAGATCGTAAACAAATCGATCAACACCACCATGTCAAGGACTATCAACACCTCGTTGACGATGATTATGGTATTGGCAATCATGTTCATATTCGGTGGTGATTCCATCCGTGGGTTCGTCTTCGCGATGCTTGTGGGTATCGTGGTAGGGACTTACTCGTCGCTGTTCATCGCAACGCCTGTATTGTGTGATACCATCTCTAAGGCAGAACACGACAGGATTGAAGCAGAGCACAACGCTTAA
- a CDS encoding malate dehydrogenase has protein sequence MKVTIVGAGNVGASCADAISYRGIASEVVLLDIKEGFAEGKAMDIMQCATNTGFNTQLSGVTNDYSKTANSDVVVITSGIPRKPGMTREELIGINAGIVKSVAENVLAHSPNAIIVVVSNPMDTMTYLTLKATGLPKNRIIGMGGALDSSRFRYYLSKALNTPANDISAMVIGGHGDTTMIPLTRLASYNGIPVSEFLSKEQLEKVAADTMVGGATLTGLLGTSAWYAPGASVAYLVDSILNNQRKMIACSVLLEGEYGQSDICMGVPCIIGKNGIEEILSISLNDEEKALFAKSSDAVRNMNADLKSVLA, from the coding sequence ATGAAAGTGACAATTGTTGGCGCCGGAAACGTAGGCGCATCCTGTGCAGACGCAATTTCTTACCGTGGCATCGCTTCAGAAGTGGTCTTACTCGACATCAAGGAAGGTTTTGCCGAAGGTAAGGCGATGGATATCATGCAATGTGCAACCAACACCGGTTTCAATACCCAGTTGAGCGGTGTTACCAATGATTATTCGAAAACGGCCAACAGCGATGTCGTGGTGATCACTTCCGGGATTCCGAGGAAGCCTGGAATGACACGTGAGGAGTTGATCGGTATCAATGCCGGAATCGTAAAATCAGTAGCCGAAAACGTGTTGGCGCATTCCCCAAACGCGATTATCGTTGTGGTGTCAAACCCAATGGATACTATGACGTATCTTACATTGAAAGCGACCGGTTTGCCTAAGAACCGCATCATCGGTATGGGCGGTGCACTGGACAGCTCGCGCTTCAGGTACTACCTTTCAAAAGCATTAAATACACCGGCTAACGATATTTCGGCGATGGTTATCGGAGGGCATGGTGATACTACGATGATCCCTTTGACAAGATTGGCTTCTTATAACGGTATCCCGGTTTCAGAATTCCTTTCAAAAGAACAGCTGGAAAAAGTAGCTGCTGATACGATGGTAGGCGGCGCTACATTGACAGGCCTTTTGGGTACATCTGCCTGGTATGCGCCAGGTGCTTCCGTGGCGTATCTTGTGGACAGCATATTGAACAACCAACGCAAAATGATTGCGTGTTCGGTACTGCTGGAAGGGGAATACGGACAAAGCGATATCTGTATGGGTGTTCCCTGCATCATCGGTAAAAACGGCATCGAGGAAATCCTCTCCATCAGCCTGAACGACGAAGAAAAAGCATTGTTTGCAAAAAGTTCAGATGCGGTGAGGAATATGAATGCCGACCTGAAATCTGTTTTAGCATAA
- a CDS encoding DUF6588 family protein, translating to MKRTPFTPTLMRKSLLVKGGFIAVVFSSFTANAQDVETIQEVNSLIDDAIFFTDKYITPATDAAVYQAASGWMNTPRKSNLWDFTLGVHVNTFLVPKSDRQFRLSNSDFSFFNIDGTDSAMTPSALGSDEFVTLTGMLNNAPVVVKSPEGVNRETIIYPYIQGSLGLWKGTEIIAKYSPEINLKHVNYQVYGVGLKHNLSQYFKYLESKKISIAALAAYSKEDITVEFLDVQTSYGNLGFTSLNSLIDTWHFQLSAAKEFKKLELSAAIIMNNSDFEYEIQGEKGSIEEIIPLHDIVNERLTVIDKIKYNYIGEVAARYQFSRFYLQTSIAFGKFVNSNISLQYKFK from the coding sequence TTGAAAAGAACGCCGTTTACGCCAACATTGATGCGTAAATCGCTGTTGGTAAAAGGCGGATTCATCGCTGTCGTTTTTTCTTCATTCACGGCCAATGCCCAGGATGTAGAAACGATTCAGGAAGTCAATAGCCTGATTGATGATGCCATTTTCTTTACCGATAAATATATTACACCGGCTACGGATGCTGCCGTATATCAGGCGGCATCAGGCTGGATGAATACTCCTAGGAAAAGCAATCTCTGGGATTTTACACTTGGAGTCCATGTCAACACTTTTCTTGTCCCAAAATCAGACCGGCAATTCAGGTTGTCAAACAGCGATTTTTCTTTTTTTAACATTGATGGTACAGATTCGGCTATGACGCCATCTGCGCTGGGCAGCGATGAATTCGTTACGCTCACCGGAATGCTGAATAACGCCCCGGTGGTTGTTAAATCACCTGAAGGAGTGAATCGCGAAACCATTATATACCCTTATATACAAGGTTCTTTAGGATTGTGGAAAGGCACTGAGATTATAGCGAAATATTCCCCGGAAATCAACCTGAAACATGTGAATTATCAGGTATACGGTGTGGGTTTGAAGCACAACTTAAGCCAGTATTTCAAGTATTTGGAATCAAAAAAAATCAGTATTGCAGCCTTAGCGGCTTATTCAAAAGAAGATATTACCGTAGAGTTCCTTGATGTGCAGACCAGTTACGGAAACCTGGGATTTACTTCGCTGAACAGTCTGATAGATACATGGCATTTCCAGTTAAGCGCGGCCAAAGAATTTAAGAAGCTCGAGCTTTCTGCAGCCATTATTATGAATAACAGTGATTTCGAATATGAAATACAGGGAGAGAAAGGCAGCATTGAGGAAATCATCCCGTTGCATGACATCGTCAACGAAAGGCTTACAGTAATTGATAAGATCAAATATAATTATATAGGAGAAGTTGCGGCGCGGTATCAATTTAGCCGTTTTTATCTGCAAACCTCGATTGCTTTCGGTAAATTTGTGAACTCGAATATTTCTTTACAATATAAATTTAAATAA
- the gyrB gene encoding DNA topoisomerase (ATP-hydrolyzing) subunit B: protein MSDENKKNNYSADSIQALEGMEHVRMRPSMYIGDVGVRGLHHLVYEVVDNSIDEAMGGHCDTIGVAINEDGSVTVEDNGRGIPVDMHKKEGVSALEVVMTKIGAGGKFDKDSYKVSGGLHGVGVSVVNALSVHMKSTVFREGKIYEQEYERGKAMYPVKQIGETTKRGTMQTFYPDDTIFTQTTEFSYDTLSARMRELSFLNKGITITFTDKREVDENGKFKVEVFHSDEGLKEYIRYLDGNREPIISHVISMDNEKGEIPVEVALIYNTSYTENIFSYVNNINTHEGGTHLQGFRSGLTRTLKKYADASGLLDKLKFEISGDDFREGLTAIISVKVAEPQFEGQTKTKLGNREVVSPVSQAVGEMLENYLEENPNDARIIIQKVILAAQARHAAKKAREMVQRKTVMGGGGLPGKLSDCSEQDPAKCEVYLVEGDSAGGTAKQGRDRNFQAILPLRGKILNVEKAMHHKVFENEEIRNIFTALGVTVGTAEDSKALNIEKLRYHKVIIMCDADVDGSHISTLILTFFFRFMRELIEEGHVYIAAPPLYLVKKGNKKEYAWNDTQRDQANERMGGSAGIQRYKGLGEMNAEQLWETTMDPNFRTLRQVTIDSLAEADQVFSMLMGDEVPPRREFIEKNAVYANIDA from the coding sequence ATGAGCGACGAAAACAAGAAGAATAATTACTCGGCAGACAGTATTCAGGCATTAGAAGGAATGGAGCATGTAAGGATGCGTCCGTCCATGTATATAGGGGATGTAGGCGTACGCGGACTCCACCACTTGGTTTATGAAGTTGTTGATAACTCGATTGATGAGGCGATGGGAGGCCATTGTGATACCATTGGAGTTGCAATCAATGAAGATGGTTCTGTAACCGTTGAGGATAACGGTCGTGGAATCCCGGTCGACATGCATAAAAAAGAAGGCGTTTCCGCATTGGAGGTGGTTATGACCAAGATTGGTGCCGGAGGTAAATTCGACAAGGATTCCTATAAAGTTTCAGGAGGTCTTCACGGTGTTGGTGTTTCTGTAGTAAATGCCCTTTCAGTACATATGAAATCGACAGTTTTCCGTGAAGGAAAAATATATGAGCAGGAATACGAGCGTGGAAAAGCCATGTATCCTGTTAAACAGATCGGCGAAACCACAAAACGTGGTACCATGCAGACGTTTTATCCTGATGATACGATTTTTACCCAAACCACAGAGTTTTCATATGACACGCTTTCCGCACGTATGCGTGAGCTGTCTTTCTTAAATAAAGGCATTACGATCACTTTTACCGATAAAAGGGAAGTCGATGAAAACGGAAAATTCAAAGTTGAGGTTTTTCATTCCGATGAAGGTTTGAAAGAATATATCCGTTACCTTGATGGAAACCGTGAGCCGATCATTTCCCATGTCATCAGCATGGATAATGAAAAAGGCGAAATTCCTGTTGAAGTAGCGCTGATTTACAATACCAGTTATACCGAGAATATTTTCTCCTACGTAAACAACATCAACACCCACGAAGGCGGGACGCACCTTCAGGGTTTCCGCAGCGGATTGACGCGTACGCTAAAGAAATATGCCGATGCTTCCGGGCTTTTGGATAAATTGAAATTTGAGATTTCAGGTGATGACTTCCGTGAAGGATTGACAGCGATTATTTCTGTGAAAGTAGCCGAGCCGCAGTTTGAAGGGCAGACCAAAACCAAACTGGGGAACAGGGAAGTGGTTTCTCCAGTAAGCCAGGCTGTTGGGGAAATGCTTGAAAATTACCTTGAAGAAAATCCAAACGATGCACGTATTATCATCCAAAAAGTGATCCTTGCGGCGCAGGCGCGCCACGCTGCAAAGAAAGCGCGTGAAATGGTACAGCGCAAGACCGTTATGGGTGGCGGTGGATTGCCAGGGAAATTGTCAGATTGTTCTGAGCAGGATCCGGCAAAATGCGAAGTGTACCTTGTCGAGGGAGATTCGGCGGGTGGTACAGCCAAGCAGGGGCGCGACCGTAACTTCCAGGCAATTTTACCTTTAAGAGGTAAGATCCTGAATGTGGAAAAAGCGATGCACCACAAGGTTTTCGAGAACGAGGAGATACGGAATATCTTTACGGCATTAGGCGTAACTGTCGGTACTGCTGAAGACAGCAAGGCTTTAAATATCGAAAAACTGCGCTACCACAAAGTAATTATCATGTGTGATGCCGATGTCGATGGCAGCCACATCTCTACCTTAATATTGACGTTCTTCTTCCGTTTCATGCGTGAACTGATTGAAGAAGGACACGTTTACATCGCAGCTCCGCCATTGTACCTTGTCAAAAAAGGAAACAAGAAAGAATATGCATGGAATGACACGCAACGCGACCAGGCCAATGAACGTATGGGAGGCAGCGCCGGTATCCAGCGTTATAAAGGTCTTGGTGAAATGAACGCGGAGCAATTGTGGGAAACCACTATGGATCCGAATTTCCGTACATTACGTCAAGTCACTATCGACAGCCTTGCTGAAGCCGATCAGGTATTTTCCATGCTGATGGGTGACGAAGTGCCGCCAAGAAGGGAATTTATTGAAAAGAACGCCGTTTACGCCAACATTGATGCGTAA
- the asnB gene encoding asparagine synthase B: MCGILAIIGKGKDKELVKALSKRMSHRGPDESDMHVTENGHILSHERLSIIDLHSGKQPIKGTKTAYMVHNGEIYNHQELRDGILKHHTFRTKSDSEVIVHLYEEFGYDFLDKLDGDFAFVVIDGDDFIAGRDPLGVKPLYYGLDERGRVYFSSEMKPIADQCKTFSTFPPGHFYTPKTGFVKYYRPEYEDYKTAVQPLDLSQIRESLTEATRKRLMSDVPIGVLLSGGLDSSLTSSIAARLLKEKGKALHSFSIGLDSAAPDAVAARKVADFLGTKHHEIHFTVEQGIEILDKLIWHLETYDVTSVRASTPMYFLAKAITEQGIKVVLSGEGADEVFGGYLYFRNAPSTEDFQKETIERVQKLFTADLLRADKSTMAHGLEARVPFLDKAFLDVAMTIASEEKQPKTYDGVEKYILRKAFDTPEQPYLPAEVLWRQKEQFSDGVGYNWIDQLIEYASSHVTDEQLERAGELFPYNTPTTKEAYYYRTIFHKHYPQMSAAQTVRKWIPKWQENQDPSGRANAAHVKADTEISKTGIVV, encoded by the coding sequence ATGTGTGGGATTTTAGCCATTATAGGAAAAGGAAAAGACAAGGAATTAGTGAAAGCACTTTCAAAACGGATGTCGCACCGCGGACCGGATGAAAGCGACATGCATGTCACTGAAAATGGCCACATCCTCTCGCACGAACGTTTATCGATCATCGACCTGCATTCAGGGAAGCAACCGATCAAAGGCACCAAAACAGCCTATATGGTCCACAATGGGGAAATTTACAACCACCAGGAATTGCGCGACGGCATTTTAAAGCACCATACGTTCCGTACCAAATCGGATTCAGAAGTGATTGTGCACCTTTATGAAGAATTCGGATATGATTTCCTGGACAAACTCGACGGTGATTTCGCTTTTGTCGTTATCGACGGTGACGATTTTATTGCAGGCCGCGATCCATTGGGTGTAAAGCCGCTGTATTACGGACTGGACGAAAGGGGGCGGGTTTATTTTTCTTCAGAAATGAAACCGATTGCCGACCAATGCAAAACATTTTCCACCTTCCCTCCTGGACATTTTTATACCCCGAAAACCGGTTTCGTCAAATATTACAGGCCGGAGTACGAAGATTATAAAACAGCCGTACAACCACTCGATTTGTCCCAAATCAGAGAAAGCTTAACTGAAGCGACAAGAAAAAGGCTGATGAGCGATGTGCCGATCGGTGTCTTGCTTTCAGGAGGATTGGATTCCTCACTCACTTCTTCCATCGCTGCAAGATTGCTGAAAGAAAAAGGAAAAGCGCTGCATTCCTTTTCCATCGGATTGGATTCAGCTGCACCGGACGCAGTTGCAGCAAGGAAAGTTGCCGATTTTTTAGGGACGAAACACCACGAAATCCATTTTACCGTCGAACAGGGAATTGAAATCCTGGACAAATTGATATGGCATCTGGAAACCTATGATGTGACTTCCGTAAGGGCCAGCACGCCGATGTATTTCCTTGCCAAAGCCATCACGGAACAAGGTATAAAAGTCGTGCTTTCCGGTGAAGGTGCCGATGAGGTTTTCGGGGGCTATCTGTATTTCAGGAATGCGCCCTCAACCGAAGATTTCCAGAAAGAAACCATCGAACGCGTACAAAAACTTTTTACGGCCGATTTATTAAGGGCCGACAAATCCACGATGGCGCACGGACTCGAAGCACGCGTCCCATTTTTAGACAAAGCGTTCCTGGACGTGGCAATGACTATAGCATCAGAAGAAAAACAGCCGAAGACGTATGATGGCGTTGAGAAATATATTTTGCGTAAAGCATTCGATACACCCGAGCAGCCTTACCTTCCGGCAGAAGTATTGTGGAGGCAGAAGGAACAATTTTCAGACGGTGTCGGATACAACTGGATTGACCAGTTAATTGAATATGCATCATCACATGTCACCGATGAGCAATTGGAAAGGGCAGGGGAGTTGTTCCCTTATAATACCCCAACCACCAAGGAAGCCTATTATTACAGGACGATTTTCCATAAGCATTACCCGCAGATGAGTGCTGCGCAGACGGTTAGGAAATGGATCCCGAAATGGCAGGAAAACCAGGATCCGAGCGGCAGGGCGAATGCAGCCCATGTGAAAGCGGATACCGAAATTTCCAAAACAGGAATCGTAGTTTAG